In Apodemus sylvaticus chromosome 7, mApoSyl1.1, whole genome shotgun sequence, the sequence AAAATGTCTGTGCAATGCTGCCCAGAGAGACTGAAAAGCTAATTTTGATCCATTCATACTGCCTCATTTACAGAATATCAGAGTTTTCTGTATGATACAGTTTATACAAATAGCTAAAGTTTAACAAAATTAGCAAAGACAAAGAGGTcagatatacatttttaaatcagTGTTTGTTGGCCTCAATAGACCTTAGTTAAGGAGCGATATTCTATAGGCTCTTGTCAGACAGCTTTGGCCATTGTCCTGCTACATCATAAAACAGGAATTTATCAGGTTTTGGTGCTCATAGCTGTGGCCCTAATTCTTTACCTTCTCATATACTTCTCCACATTACTAACTTCTCTTTTATTCCCTTGTAATCTAGGTCATTCACCTGTTTCTCAAACCTCTATTATCCTTTATCTAAAATGATACAGATCTCTGCCAACTTACTCTGTTCAAAACCCTATCTTGTGACACTAAATTGTGATGGTCTTTCTAAGCTATAttttctggttattttatttaaacatttaatggatttttttgtGATTTTCACATCATGAGACCCAGTACCCTTCATATCTGCCTTCAAACATTGTGATCTCCACCTccccaaaaatcaaacaaacaaaacaaagcatagaaatatTCAGTCCTTGGAAGCTATACTGTGCCACAATGTGCCCCAGGTTATTTGCCTTTGCCCATACACCTTCACTTACAAATCttcattgcaatgagtctttcTTCAATCATGTCAATATTGCATCCTCACTGGGCCTCCTCCTGGTTTTCCTGACATTCCTCTGTGTCACTGAgttcctgcagctttggatcagcaaAACTAGCCCTTTCACATGGTCTAACACTTCATAAATGGTGTCACTTTTGAGGTTGATCAACTCAAATTCCTGGATCTGGTCATGGGTAGCAACTAAGCTGGTCATCCTGCTGCCACTCCAACACCACCAACACCAGAAGGATTTCTCCAGCATAGCTGTGACTGGCCCTCTCTAGTGCTGCCACACCCTGGAAACAGGACAGCTCTCCTCTCATGGACGTGGGGGCTGCCAGCCTGCACCCAGGCATCCAGAGCCAGCTATACTCTCTGCCCAGAACAGACATAAGGACCACTCTCACAAGTGCTATAGCTGGCAGGGGGCTAAGCCAGTTCTGCTCTCACACCTTTGAGATTGGTTCAAATATGCCTTCGCTATGATCCCCATTATTTTGCACAGGTGAAGTCCATGTCTCACCTTCCCAAGTGCTATATCCTGTAATAGAGCTAGCTCTCCTCTTCCTATGACTTCCAGATAGAGATCTCCTAAATGCTGAAGTGACAAAAAGCAAGGTATAAGACCGAATTATCACCATGTCCAAGTCCCCGCACTGCTAATGAGTGGCAGGGCCATATAACAGGGATACCCCCCACTAAGGCCTACTAGCAATTTCAGTTAAAAAAACCCAACTACAAATTTCAGATCCTTTTGATGACTGTCAAGGTGACATCAAAAACCTGGCCAGAGATAAGCAGCCAGAAACTGGGAAGTTACCTGGGCTGATTTCTTCAATAACACagcttttctcatttcctttgcttcttgttttttcttctaCCAGTGTTTTCtgccttgactttttttttttttttttttttttttttggctttttcgagacagggtttctctgtatagccctgactgtcctagaactcactctgtaggccaggctggcctcaaactcagaaatctgcctgcctctgcctcccagagtactgggattacaggcatgcaccaccaccacccggctgcctTAACCATTTTTAAATGGATTCCTTAGGTCTAGTGCTCTGAGTTGTAAGCTGGTGTGATCTATTAACTCCAGAATGTATCTGGCCATAGCCCTCTACTTAAACTGAGAAATAGAATTAGTAATATTACTGGAAGAGTATCTGCATATATCAAACCTGTGAAGATCTCAGACCTAGTAAATTTTGAGAATATTCAAGGGCAAACATTTTGTTTCATCCATGACGCAATTCTGAGAAAAATCTAACACCCCAAAGCCCTGTTATTGAGCcttttttaaatagagaaaaaaagtTACTGATCATAGTAAATGAAACCTCATTTATAGTGACAAGTTTGAAGAATAAAGTTATTAAAGTCTTTTTTTACATCTTTTATCATTTCCTCTTTGatgttatatttcaaattttctggtTGCTTGGATATTATAGTAAAAAAATTgaaagataaaagagagaattatCTATATTCGTCACcctttaaatcttttatttttatttttaatccttgTATATAATGCATGTTGGTACAGTTTTAATATCTTGTTAAAATGTATTGCTTTAAACTCTGTCTTCCTTAAACTTTATACTTATGATTCTGTactcatttattgtttttatttataggaCAAGATTTATCAAGCAAACACCTATACCAATGGAAGAGAACTATTGTTGCCACCTTAGTTGGTTTATACCACATAGTTACCTTAACCAAGATGATGGTAAGGTTAAATAGTTGTGatttgagccaggtggtggtggcgcacacctttaatccaagcacttgggaggcagaggcaggcagatttctgagttcaaggccagcctggtctacagagtgagttccaagacagccaggactatacagagaaaccctgtctcgaaaaacaaaaacaaaaacaaaagaaaacaaaaaaatagttcTGATCTTAGAACAACTATTTaacaaacaaaaggagagagagtTGAATGCAAGATACATATATAGTATTGCAGTAATGATTATTACCTGTGTTTAGAATTTCAATTGTCAACACTTTGTTCTAAGTTTAAGTTAACTTTTAGAAACAGAATATACAAAAACCATTCCCAATGAACTTAAAAAGGAGTTTACACAATACTCTTACAAATCTTGAAATAAAGTTCATACATCAGCAAAAGTCATACTGAGCTAAATGAAattaggagagagagaaagagagagaggagaagtagCAAAAATCCCCTCCCCATTGGGATTAGTCTACCTCTTAGCTATTTTAAAGCACATTGTGTCTTCTGTTGTCCTATTGTGTTTTTCTCACCTTGTCACAAAGTCAGGTGACACCCTTGACACAGGACAGAGTTTTGGAGGAAACAAGTGTGATTTGGGACAGGGTGGAAATGGTACTCCTgtattagcttttctttttttttaatatttttattttctatattctttgtttacattccaaatgatttcccctttcccggatcatagcagccttatttataatagccagaagctggaaagaacccagatgcccctcaaaggaggaatggatacagaaaatgtggtatatttacacaatggaatactactcagcaattagaaacaatgaattcacaaaatttttaggcaaatggtttgatctggaaaatatcatcctaagtgaggtaacccagtcacaaaagaatacacatggaatgcaatctctgataagtggatattaattagcccagaagccctgaatacccaaggcacaaatcatataacaaatgactcccatgaagaagtatggagaaggtcctgatcctggaaaggattgatctagcattggaggggaatataaggacagaggaaaaaaaggagggaggtgattggagaatggatggagagaagaaggtttatgtgaCGTACGCATTAGGTTTTCAATAAAGTGGAACAGCATAAAACATTTGAATATTATTCATACCTTAAATTAACCTAAATCTGGGAATCAAAGATTTTCACAAATTGTCTTAATTATCTCCAGAACAATAAGCAATATAACATGCAATCCAATCAACACTACAATAAGTtcatgaaaatgcaaaaaacaaatgTCCATCAAACAGAAGCTTTAAAAGTTCATGAAGTCAGAGGACAccatacaaaaacaaatatttggtGGCCACTTTTATTCACATACGCAACAGCCAAGTTTCATCTCACCTGTTCTGTTGTTCCCTCAAGTACGGAACCTCCCACTTTGTCAGATCCCATGTCATAGTCTTCCTGGGAATCAAACAATAATGATGAACAATATCCAGGCTGAACATCTGACTTGAAAATTAAGCCCACACATTCAGTTTTTTTCCAATTCCACTTAATGTATGCTACAGACAGGATTCTTAATTATATAGCTAAAAGCTTTTGGATACTACATTTTTACATTCTAGGCACAAAGAAACTACCAATGGTTTCCCCAAGCACTGGGCCTCTCCAATTTATTTCAGGCTCTAATGTGGAAGCCTGTAGGTTGTCAAGGCACATCACAAAACCTGGCAGCTCCAGATGAACACACATATCTCATTGGAATATCAAAATGTTATAGACTGGGGTGTTCACCAGTCTGACAAAGAAATGGTTTTTATTCAGATAGTATTTGGCCAGGTTATTCCTAGGAGTGAGGATTTCAATGATGTTACAACAAGGCACAAAAGACAGAGGTTTCTAAAGGCAATTGAAAACATAAGGTCGCATCCCATCTATGTGCAGACATGCATCCTGCAATCAGGagattacattatttttatatacacatgtatcttTGCCTGGGTGCAACCATGTCTAAGTGCAATCATAGCATTTAGAAAAATTATGGCAGACAGTTTTTCTAGTTTCTTGAGCAAGCAAGCTTTATTTACAAAAGCAGAGacaaaaaacaacaatgaaaaacttTTGGCATTTCCATTTCTGTGGAAAATATCCACTCTATTGTACTTAAATATTCATGATTTCCAAGGAGAAACGCTCCTCTATCGGTAATTAACTACACAAATATTTTGTCCAGTTTTCAATGCTGTAAAGGATACAAATGTTCTGGAAAATTATAGAAAAGTTATTTTCTCTATCCTAAGATGATTATCCATTAATCATCTTTCGCTATCTTTCCTTTTGCATATTTCTCCATAGTTAACTTAATTTTCCAAATGCAAAATGACTTTGATTCTACATAATTCTTAccataatgtttaaaaatatttgttcttttatctCCTGTCACTGTTAGTTTAAAAAAACTGTGGATTAACTCTAGAAACTCCTAAATGTAAGCAAATCCTAAGTATGTTACTTACTACTCCAACTAATTCTCTGAAAACATAAACCACAGAAGCCATGAGACTTTGGTTCCATAACAAATAGAGATTCTACTTAGGTAAAACTCCTTTTCATCAAAGTTTTTCTAAGTGCAAGGTGGACATCCTTATTCCTTATACTGTAGATGAAAGGATTCAGCATTGGCCCCACAATGGTATAAAAGATAGTAGATATTTTATCTTTATCCACAGATGCACTAGAAGGCTTAAGATACATGAATGCTGCAGctccaaagaaaatagaaacagctaTCACATGGGAGCCACAGGTACTGAAGGCTTTTGACCTACCCTCTGCAGAACGGATGCCGAGGATGTTGGAAAGGATCAAGGTGTAAGAAATAAAGATAGTCAAGGTGGGAACTATGACATTGATACCCACAACAATGAAAACCACCAGCTCATTGATGGTGGTGCTTGTGCAGGAGAGTTTTAGGAGTGGAAGTATGTCACACACatagtgattaatgatgttgcCATCACAGAAGGTCAGGCTTACCATACTACCAGTGTGTGCAATGGCTTCCAAAAATCCCATCACATACACACCCACTGTCATCAACAGGCAAACCTGATGAGACATGGTAACCTGGTAAAGCAGGGGCTTACAGATGGCAGCATATCTGTCATAGGCCATTGCTGTTAAAATGTAGCATTCATCAAtaacaaagaagcaaaagaaaaagagctGAGTCATGCACTCAGCATAAGAGATGGTGTTGTGCTTCACAAAACCCACCAGCATTCTGGGGGTTATGACAGAGGAGTAGCAGAGATCTGTGAAGGAAAGGTTGAAGAGAAAGtagtacatgggggtgtgcaggTGAGGATTCAAAACAATCAGAACAGTCAAGCCCAGGTTCCCCATCACAGAGACCACATAGATTcccaagaacaggaagaagagaggcagTTGGAGTTCTGGTTGCTGTGTCAAGCCCAGCAGGATAAATTCTTTCACTGAAGAGGCATTTCCGAAAATCATTCTTTCCTCCTAGGTCTTATCTGTAAGaacaataataattattacaTTAAAATGAAATTCTAGCACCCTTCAACCTACCACATTACTATGAGACTAAGAACCAGAATAGAAAGATAAATTCAAGCTCACaattctttgttcctttctttacTACATTTTGTGGGAGTTACAGTACAGAAATAACCATAAATATATTGAAGCCATTTATGTGGGAATAATATTCAGCAAACAATAGCCATCATTGCCTCTGTGGCATCTTGATTCTACTTTTCCCTTGACCATTCTTCTCCTACTGCAGTTTCAGTGGTAATCTCAAAACAGAAGAGATAAGGCACATCAAAGGTTCACTGTATTGCTCCGTTGTAGTTAGggttaagaaaatcctgcatctaTCCAGTTCAATACGTACCTTTGTACTTTGAGACCTGAGATGTGTCTTTACTGACTCTTCTGTTTTCCCACAGGAGGGCAAATACAAGTGGTATGGATGAGGTCTAAAGGTAAATCTAGAGAAAGAAGTATTTTCTGTTGTTAGTCTATTTGGCTTTTTggaggtaagtataattaattttgAACAGAGGAAACCAGAGCTCTCATTCATCCAGGTTCTGAGGAGCCGCAAATTCTGGATCATGATTTTTGGTACTGGCTTTTCCTACAATACCTTTCTTTATAACAGAGGTTGGTAAATACCATCTTCTGATGTCACAAGGGCCACTTAGTAATGACCCAAGGGGACATTTATGATATTGTACTCTTAGCGTCCTGATTAAAACGTGAAAGGTTTATATTTCCCAGGTGTTTTCCTGAGAGATTAGGATTTGTGGCTATGGTACTTGTAAATTAGTTCAATAGTAATAACATTGGTTCATTTAGATGTAAACAATTTTGTTTCATAGTTCAAACTTTTTATATACTTATACAACGTATTTTGATGAAGTTCATCCCTTATGTCTTTCCCTCCAATTCCTCCCCCATACTCTTGTCACTATTCCCTCCCCAATTCATTtgttcttttccaatttttaaacCACTGAGTCGATTCAGTattacctgtatgtgtgtgtgtttgtgagtgtgtgtgtgtgtgtgtgtgtgtgtgagtgcatcaGAAATTGATGATGTTTCTCAAAGTATCCATCAACTGCTAAAAGTTACTCAGCTAGAGGTTGAATTCATGGGCATATCTACTCTCCATTCGTGGATCTTATcaggcttggttttttttttaggacTTATGCCTACAATTGTTACCATTGTGAGTTCCTTAAGAATGTCCTGAAAACATTGTTTTAATACAGTCACGtatctcctctggctcttactgtCTTTCCTCCTCTATTTCCCAAATGATTCCTGAGACTTGAGTGAAGGTGTAAAATCTGGAGTTCCCTTGTAGGACCAGACACTCATCTTTACTTATTCTCTCCCTATTGACTAGCCATTGATATCTG encodes:
- the LOC127690091 gene encoding olfactory receptor 147-like, whose translation is MIFGNASSVKEFILLGLTQQPELQLPLFFLFLGIYVVSVMGNLGLTVLIVLNPHLHTPMYYFLFNLSFTDLCYSSVITPRMLVGFVKHNTISYAECMTQLFFFCFFVIDECYILTAMAYDRYAAICKPLLYQVTMSHQVCLLMTVGVYVMGFLEAIAHTGSMVSLTFCDGNIINHYVCDILPLLKLSCTSTTINELVVFIVVGINVIVPTLTIFISYTLILSNILGIRSAEGRSKAFSTCGSHVIAVSIFFGAAAFMYLKPSSASVDKDKISTIFYTIVGPMLNPFIYSIRNKDVHLALRKTLMKRSFT